The sequence CACCTCGCTCTGGCCGGGGCCCGAGCGGCGCTTGTCGACGATGGCGAGGTCGGCGTTCAGCCGGTTGGCCAGGGCTCGGGCGCGCACCACCCCGCCCACGTCCGGCGAGACGATCATCAGCTCGTTGGACTTGGCGTAGTGGGCCTTGATGTCCTCGGCCAGAACCGGCGTGGCCACCAGGTTGTCGGTCGGGATGTCGAAGAAGCCCTGAATCTGGCCGGCGTGCAGGTCCATGGTCAGGACCCGGTCGGCGCCGGCTCTAGTGATCAAGTTGGCCACCAGCTTGGCCGAGATCGGCGTGCGGCCGCCGGTCTTCCGGTCCTGACGGGCATAGCCGAAATAGGGCATCACGGCGGTGATCCGCTTGGCCGAGGCCCGGGTCAGGGCGTCGATGCAGATCAGAAGCTCCATCAGGTTGTCGTTGGCCGGGAAGCTGGTGGACTGGACCACGAACACGTCCTCGCCGCGGACGTTCTCGTCGATGATGACGAACACCTCGTTGTCCGGGAACCGACGGACCTGGGCCTTGGTCAGCGGCAGGTCCAGATAGTCGGCGATCGCCTCGGACAGGTGCTGGTTGGAGTTGCCGGCAAGCAGCTTCATGGTCAGTCGGGTCCCCGTCCGCAGTCGTCCGGGCTTCTAGCAGGGTGACGCTTCGGAGCAAGCCCCACGG is a genomic window of Phenylobacterium montanum containing:
- a CDS encoding ribose-phosphate pyrophosphokinase, whose product is MKLLAGNSNQHLSEAIADYLDLPLTKAQVRRFPDNEVFVIIDENVRGEDVFVVQSTSFPANDNLMELLICIDALTRASAKRITAVMPYFGYARQDRKTGGRTPISAKLVANLITRAGADRVLTMDLHAGQIQGFFDIPTDNLVATPVLAEDIKAHYAKSNELMIVSPDVGGVVRARALANRLNADLAIVDKRRSGPGQSEVMNIIGDVKGRRCIMFDDIVDSAGTLCNAAQALIDHGAEEVAAYVTHGVLSGAATERVQKSALKELVVTDSIEAANPVQSCAKVRIVSIAPLIGEAIRRIANEESVSKLFD